The Caloramator mitchellensis genome has a segment encoding these proteins:
- a CDS encoding tape measure protein translates to MKVGELLVAMGVDFSQYEKDLDRAEKRAQKTGLNIGDIFKNAMSFTLGMGIFEAVKSGFRAIAGSALDFNSMMERATIGFTTMLGSAEKTKSFLQDLQDFSDKTPFEFPELQESAKMLMAFGFEAKDVLPIMKAVSDAAAGLGGGSETINRIMFALGQMKTAGRVTAQDMMQLTSVGISAWDMLAKAIGKTVPEVKKLAEDGLIPADKAVNILVAGMEGRFKDLMKNMENTWQGITSTIKDTLRSITGKATEGAFEGLKNWLKGVRDWLQRFKNEMQQGGFNYAIGKMFGPNVLSDFQMISAALRSIWQIIVGVFNTIKNNWNIFGPIIKGVLLYFVSFKLATIAVNAATKAVGLFKSVNLALAGASTVTSGAIGFLNSVVVYYKVLMLEATVSTGIFSRALTAARAAIIAVWTALGPVGWATIAISALIVAGIALYKNWDKVRYYGLQAWGALKVGIAYVVYAIVSYYKLILGWIPVVGKALSNMQNKIKASIQNEKSIMAQRKSTYVAAGDELKQVKEAQDKVNQATKNASQQTRKNTNALKQQSKAASDNLQSFDEVHAIMQEIADESVKMPEANISELEYDFNNIEFPKFNLNDSLKETFGGIGDYFVTLWDDVKEKSSSKWDEYKKMLIDKWNNIKQNASEHWQRIKESIFEKISALDLASIWDRIKTNAIQKWEEFKTSVREVVNGVRKFSIEDTWNSIVSWFDTSIWNPIRTNAINKWTEFKTAIKPAIEQAKNFSIVDVWNSIKGWFENLWGDITTKAKEKWTEFKIAINPHVIIIKNSLLSIWDKLKTELPKIFLDAADKVKSKATEIADKIKHPFNYAKEKISEIIEDAKNWGKNLVKNIIDGINSMIDKVRETASKVASTISNFIGFHSPAKEGPGSDADKWAPNLMKMYAQGIYSNIGNIQAAVKATAGVLQGLNTSFENNIASAVGTAILQAMQINNSMNSTGQNKDIVIQIDGTTLARVLLPKIDGELQRLGRPALIKTT, encoded by the coding sequence ATGAAAGTTGGAGAACTATTAGTAGCAATGGGTGTAGACTTTTCGCAGTATGAAAAAGATTTGGATAGAGCAGAAAAAAGGGCTCAAAAAACAGGATTAAATATAGGAGATATATTTAAAAATGCTATGTCGTTTACACTTGGAATGGGTATTTTTGAAGCAGTTAAATCAGGCTTTAGAGCTATCGCAGGTAGTGCATTAGATTTTAATAGTATGATGGAAAGGGCTACAATTGGCTTTACAACAATGCTTGGTAGTGCTGAAAAAACAAAGTCTTTTCTACAAGACTTGCAAGATTTTTCAGATAAAACACCTTTTGAGTTTCCAGAGTTACAAGAAAGTGCAAAAATGCTTATGGCATTTGGTTTTGAGGCAAAAGATGTATTACCTATCATGAAGGCAGTTAGCGACGCAGCGGCGGGTTTAGGGGGTGGTTCAGAAACAATAAATAGAATTATGTTCGCATTGGGACAGATGAAAACAGCAGGGAGAGTTACAGCACAAGATATGATGCAGCTAACAAGTGTTGGTATATCAGCTTGGGATATGCTAGCCAAGGCAATTGGGAAAACAGTGCCTGAGGTCAAGAAATTAGCTGAGGATGGATTAATTCCAGCAGACAAAGCAGTTAATATACTTGTTGCAGGTATGGAAGGCAGATTCAAAGACTTGATGAAAAACATGGAGAATACATGGCAAGGTATTACTTCAACAATAAAAGATACTCTAAGGAGTATAACAGGGAAAGCGACAGAAGGTGCATTTGAAGGCTTAAAGAATTGGTTAAAAGGCGTTAGAGATTGGCTTCAGCGGTTTAAAAATGAAATGCAACAAGGCGGATTTAACTATGCCATTGGAAAAATGTTTGGGCCTAACGTTTTATCTGATTTTCAAATGATTAGTGCAGCACTAAGAAGTATTTGGCAAATAATTGTCGGGGTATTTAATACAATAAAAAATAATTGGAACATATTCGGGCCAATAATTAAAGGAGTGTTGTTGTATTTTGTATCTTTTAAACTTGCAACTATTGCTGTAAACGCTGCAACTAAAGCAGTTGGGTTATTTAAATCAGTAAATCTTGCACTTGCAGGTGCTTCAACTGTTACAAGTGGAGCTATAGGATTTTTGAATTCGGTAGTTGTTTACTATAAGGTTCTAATGTTAGAAGCTACAGTATCAACAGGTATATTTTCACGTGCTTTAACAGCTGCAAGAGCAGCAATAATTGCTGTATGGACCGCACTTGGTCCTGTAGGATGGGCTACCATAGCAATATCAGCCTTAATTGTAGCAGGTATAGCCTTATATAAAAACTGGGACAAAGTTAGATATTATGGTTTACAAGCATGGGGAGCTTTAAAGGTTGGAATTGCGTATGTAGTTTATGCAATAGTGAGTTACTATAAGTTAATATTAGGTTGGATTCCTGTAGTAGGTAAAGCATTATCAAATATGCAAAATAAAATAAAGGCGTCTATTCAAAATGAAAAAAGCATAATGGCACAAAGAAAATCAACTTATGTAGCTGCAGGAGATGAATTAAAACAAGTTAAAGAAGCTCAAGATAAAGTAAATCAAGCTACAAAAAATGCTTCTCAACAAACTCGAAAGAACACTAATGCACTAAAACAACAGAGTAAAGCTGCAAGTGATAATTTGCAAAGTTTTGATGAAGTTCATGCTATTATGCAAGAAATAGCAGATGAATCAGTTAAAATGCCAGAAGCTAATATTTCAGAATTAGAATATGATTTTAATAACATTGAGTTTCCAAAATTTAATTTAAATGATAGCTTAAAAGAAACATTTGGTGGTATTGGAGATTATTTTGTTACATTATGGGATGATGTTAAAGAGAAATCTTCTTCGAAATGGGATGAATACAAAAAAATGTTAATTGACAAGTGGAATAACATTAAACAAAATGCTTCTGAACACTGGCAACGTATCAAAGAATCTATATTTGAAAAAATTTCAGCATTAGATCTGGCTAGTATTTGGGATAGGATAAAAACTAATGCAATTCAAAAATGGGAAGAATTTAAAACAAGTGTTAGGGAAGTTGTTAATGGAGTAAGAAAATTTAGTATTGAAGATACATGGAATAGTATAGTTAGTTGGTTTGATACAAGCATTTGGAATCCAATAAGAACTAACGCTATAAATAAATGGACGGAATTTAAAACAGCAATAAAACCCGCGATTGAACAAGCAAAAAATTTCAGCATAGTTGATGTATGGAATAGTATAAAAGGTTGGTTTGAAAATCTATGGGGTGATATTACAACAAAGGCTAAAGAAAAGTGGACAGAATTTAAGATTGCTATTAACCCACATGTGATAATAATAAAAAATTCCTTATTAAGTATATGGGATAAGCTAAAAACTGAACTTCCAAAGATATTTTTAGATGCAGCAGATAAAGTAAAGAGTAAAGCAACGGAGATTGCAGATAAAATTAAGCATCCATTCAATTATGCAAAAGAAAAAATTAGCGAAATAATTGAAGATGCAAAAAATTGGGGTAAAAATTTAGTAAAGAATATAATAGATGGAATAAATTCAATGATTGACAAGGTAAGGGAAACTGCGAGTAAGGTGGCATCAACAATAAGCAACTTTATCGGTTTCCATTCACCAGCTAAAGAGGGTCCTGGTTCTGATGCAGACAAATGGGCACCTAATCTCATGAAGATGTATGCACAAGGGATATATAGCAATATAGGTAATATACAAGCTGCAGTAAAGGCAACTGCAGGAGTATTGCAAGGATTAAATACAAGCTTTGAAAATAATATAGCGTCAGCGGTAGGGACTGCAATACTTCAAGCTATGCAGATAAATAACAGTATGAACTCAACAGGACAAAATAAGGATATTGTAATTCAAATAGATGGAACAACTTTAGCGAGAGTGTTACTACCCAAAATAGATGGAGAACTACAAAGATTAGGACGACCTGCTTTAATTAAGACAACATAA
- a CDS encoding DUF4352 domain-containing protein: protein MNKKSFKSILLLLILITFLASPVFAATLVKTIKVTISSVMLKSNNKQIVVNSIKYNNTIYVPLNQVAALLNKKVSTNKSSIVLIDKDLPPSTAVGYSRTNPATLNTPLVIAFEHGLNKFKAKITIKEIVRGADAWNMLYKANEFNEPPTEGYEYILAKINFELLEADNDASYELSRVNFKLISEKGKEYPTVMWGVCPEPQFDNISLYKGSSHEGWVVFQVEKTDLKPTITFGRKYDGTGGIWFKAYK, encoded by the coding sequence ATGAACAAAAAAAGTTTCAAATCAATTCTACTGCTCTTAATTTTAATAACCTTTTTAGCTTCACCAGTTTTTGCCGCAACATTAGTAAAAACAATTAAAGTAACAATCAGTTCAGTAATGTTAAAGTCAAATAATAAACAAATCGTAGTTAACTCCATAAAATACAACAATACAATTTATGTTCCTTTAAATCAAGTAGCAGCATTGCTTAATAAAAAGGTTAGTACAAATAAATCTTCTATTGTATTAATAGATAAAGATTTACCACCTTCAACTGCAGTAGGTTATTCAAGAACTAATCCTGCTACTCTTAATACTCCTTTGGTTATAGCTTTTGAGCATGGCCTTAATAAATTTAAAGCGAAAATTACAATAAAAGAAATTGTTCGTGGTGCTGACGCCTGGAATATGTTGTATAAAGCAAATGAATTTAATGAACCTCCAACTGAAGGTTACGAATACATATTAGCAAAAATTAATTTTGAATTATTGGAAGCAGATAACGATGCTTCATATGAACTTTCAAGAGTTAATTTCAAATTAATATCTGAAAAAGGAAAAGAATATCCTACAGTTATGTGGGGAGTATGTCCAGAACCACAATTTGATAACATTTCATTATATAAAGGTTCATCTCATGAAGGTTGGGTAGTTTTCCAAGTAGAAAAGACTGACTTAAAACCAACTATTACTTTTGGTAGAAAATATGATGGAACTGGTGGTATATGGTTTAAGGCATACAAATAA
- a CDS encoding DUF6711 family protein, which produces MLKINGADVPAPSSLIVGIMDISKAERNAQGTMIIERIATKRKLELSWSYLTKDELSNLLNKVSPVFFEVTYTDPQTGVLRTGTFYCGDRSVGMMDYNNGNIRWKDIKFNLIER; this is translated from the coding sequence GTGCTAAAAATAAATGGGGCAGATGTACCTGCCCCTTCTTCATTGATTGTTGGAATAATGGATATATCAAAAGCCGAGAGAAATGCACAAGGAACAATGATAATTGAGAGAATAGCGACAAAGAGGAAACTTGAATTATCATGGAGCTATTTAACAAAAGATGAGTTGTCAAACCTTTTAAATAAAGTGTCACCTGTCTTTTTTGAGGTAACTTATACTGACCCACAAACAGGAGTATTAAGAACAGGAACATTTTATTGTGGAGATAGAAGTGTAGGAATGATGGATTATAATAACGGTAATATCCGCTGGAAGGACATTAAATTTAACTTGATTGAGAGGTGA
- a CDS encoding phage tail tube protein, with translation MAIAGKGGSVYIGANKVSEISNWSIDCETDNIEITNFDSNGWKEFIAGLKEWKGSFEGNFNPSDTNGQRALITAWQNGTTVSLELRIDATKKLAGTAYVNFSIEMPVDDKGTFKCDFQGTGALTVTLT, from the coding sequence ATGGCAATTGCAGGAAAAGGCGGTAGTGTATATATAGGAGCAAACAAGGTTTCAGAGATTTCTAATTGGTCAATTGATTGCGAAACAGACAATATTGAAATAACAAATTTTGATTCTAACGGTTGGAAAGAATTTATTGCAGGTTTAAAAGAATGGAAAGGAAGCTTTGAAGGTAATTTTAATCCTTCTGACACAAACGGGCAAAGAGCACTTATCACAGCATGGCAAAATGGCACGACGGTTTCTCTCGAACTTAGAATTGATGCTACAAAGAAACTTGCAGGAACAGCTTATGTTAATTTTTCAATTGAAATGCCAGTTGATGATAAGGGAACATTTAAGTGTGATTTTCAAGGGACAGGTGCATTAACCGTAACCTTAACATAA